The following nucleotide sequence is from Saccharothrix texasensis.
ACGGGCGTGACTCCGTGATCGAGGAGCTCCAGGGCTCCGAGCTGCCGCGCCTGTGCTGAGCGCGGGAGGGGGCGGCGTGCCGGACGGCGGTCCGCGGATCCGGCGGCGCATCCGCGTGGTGGGCGTGGTCCAGGGCGTGGGCTACCGGCCGTTCGTGTACAAGCTGGCGCTGCGGCACGACCTGACCGGCTGGGTGCTCAACGACCCGGAGGGCGTCCTGGCCGAGGTCGCCGGCCGACCCGAGGAGGTGCGCCGCTTCACCGAGGGCCTGAGCGCGCAGGCGCCACCTCAGGCCCGGGTCACGGGCGTGCGGGTGGAGGAGCTGCCCGCCGCCGCGGAGGCGGAGGGGTTCACCATCCGGGAGAGCCTGCACGGCGGACTGCGCACGACGGTCGTCCCCGCCGATTCCCACGTGTGCGCCGACTGCCTCGCCGAGCTGCGCGACCCGGCCGACCGCCGGTACCGCTACCCGTTCATCAACTGCACCAACTGCGGCCCGCGCTACTCCATCATCCGGGACCTGCCCTACGACCGGGCCGCGACCACCATGGCCGCCTTCACGATGTGCCGACCCTGCGCCGCCGAGTACGCCGACCCGCTGGACCGCCGCTACCACGCCCAGCCCAACGCGTGCGCCGACTGCGGCCCCCGGCTGCTGCTGGCCGGCCCCGACGGCGAGGTGGTCGGAGGAGAGGAAGTGCTCGCGGCGGTCACGGCCGCGCTCACCGAGGGCAGGATCGTCGCGGTCAAGAGCGTCGGCGGGTTCCACCTCGCCGTGGACGCCCGCAACGCCGAGGCCGTCGCCCGGCTGCGGGCTCGCAAGCGGCGCGACTCCAAGCCGTTCGCGGTCATGGCCCGCGACCTGGCGGAGGTCACCGGTTTCGCCGAGGTCCGTCCCGCCGAGGCGGACCTGCTGCTCTCCCCGGCCCGCCCGATCGTGCTGCTGCGCAAGCGGCCCGGCGGCCTGCCGGAGCAGATCGCGCCGCGCAACCCGAACCTCGGCGTGATGCTGCCGTCCGCGCCGCTGCACCACCTCCTGGTCGATCACACCGGCTTGGCCGCGTTGGTGATGACCAGCGGGAACATCTCCGGTTACCCGATCGTGCACCGCAACGAGGACGCGTTGGCGCAGCTGCCCCAGGTCGCCGACCTGATCCTCTACCACGACCGCGACATCGAGGTCCGGGTCGACGACTCGATCGTCCGCTACTCCGAGCACCCCGGTCTGGACGAGCCGGTCGTCAGCTTCATCCGCCGGTCCCGCGGCTACGCGCCGTACCCCGTGGAGGTCGGCGCCGACCTGGCGCCGCTGGTGGCCTACGGCGCGGAGCTGAAGACCACGGTGGCGTTGAGCGGCGGCTCCCGGGTCTACGTCAGCCAGCACATCGGCGACGTCAAGAACGACGAGACGTTCGTGGCGCACCGGGCGGCCGTCCAGCACCTGGCGGAGCTGCACCAGCTCCGGCCGCGGCACGCCGCCGTCGACCTGCACCCGCAGTTCCGCGCCACGCGCTTCGCGTTCGAGGAGCAGGGCAAGGCCTTCGAGCACGTCGTCCCGATCCAGCACCACCACGCGCACATGGCGTCCTGCATGGCCGACAACCGGCTGACCGGCCGGACGATCGGCGTCGTGTTCGACGGCACCGGGTACGGCCTGGACGGCACCATCTGGGGCGGCGAGTTCCTGCTGGGCGACTACCACGACGCCCGCCGCGTCGCGCACCTGAGGACCGTGCCGCTGCTGGGCGGCGACAAGGCGGTCACCGAGCCGATCAGGACCGGTTTCGCGCTGGCCCTGGACGCGTTCGAGGAGACCTCGGCCGCGATCGGAGCCTTCCCGGTCCTGGAGGGTTTGGACGAGCAGCAGCGGCACGTGTTCGCCACCATGGCGCGGCGCGGGATCAACGCGCCGCCCGCCTCCAGCATGGGCCGGCTGTTCGACGGCGTCGCCGCCCTGCTGGCCGTCACCACGCGCGCCGAGTACGAGGCGCACGGTCCCGTCGAGCTGGAAGGCCTGCTCGGACGCGACTTCACCATGGCGGAACGCGACGAGGGGTACCGCTTCGGCCTGCTGGAGCACGACGACGTCACCGAGATCGACCCGCGGCCACTGGTGCGCGCGCTCGCCGCGGACGTGGCCGTCGGCCTCGACACCGCGGTGATGAGCCGTCGTTTCCACACGGCCGTGGTCGACGTCGTCGTGGAGCGGTGCCGGGTGTTGCGCGCGGAGGGCACCGGACAGGTGGTGCTGTCCGGCGGTGTCTTCCTCAACGAGTTCCTGCTGGTCAACTGCCTGGTGGAGCTGCGCGCGGCGGGGTTCGACGCGTACTGCCACCGGCAGGTGCCGACCAACGACGGAGGCATCTCGCTCGGCCAGGTCGTGGTGGCCGACGCCCGGCTGGCGGGTGGTGAGCGGTGACCGCGCCCCTGGCCCGCCGAGCGCGCCGAATCCCGGGGCGGCCCCGGACGCGCAGAACCGAGGAGAGAAACGAACCATGAAGAAGTACCTGGTCACCGGTGGGCGCGGGTACATCGGGTCGGTGCTGACACAGCGGCTGTGCCGATCCGGCTCAGAGGTCGTCGTGGTCGACAACGGCCTGGTCGGCGGTCCGGAACTCGACCTGCCCCGGGTCACCTACGTCGACGGCGACGTCCGCGACGTCGGCTCCTGGGACAAGGCGCTCGACGGGGTGGACGCGGTGGTGCACCTGGCGGCGATCGTGGGCGACCCGGCCTGCGCGGTCGACCCGGACACCGCCTGGGAGGTCAACTACCTCGGCACCGTCCGGGTCGCCGAGGCGTGCCGGCGTGCGGGTGTGCGGTCGCTGGTCTTCGCGTCCACGTGCAGCAACTACGGGCTCACGGGGGACGAAGAGGCGGACGTGTGGTCGCCCGTGGCGCCGCAGTCCGCCTATGCCGAATCCAAGGTCAGGTCCGAGCACTACCTGCTCTCGTTGCCCCGGGACGTGCTCTCGTCGCGTCTGCTGCGGTTCGCCACCATCCACGGCCTGTCACCCCGGATGCGGTTCGACCTCGCGGTCAACGTCATGACGGCGGACGCCGTGGCGCGCGCCCGCGTCACCGTGCACGGTGGCACGCAGTGGCGGCCGTTCCTGCACGTCGAGGACGCGGCGGCAGCCGTGCAGCTCGTCCTCCGGGACGGTCGGCACACCGCGCCCAGCGTCTACAACTGCGGTTTCGGCGAGGAGAACTACCGGATGGACGCCATCGGGGAGCTCATCGCCGGCGAGATCGCCGGTGTCCGCCTGGAGATCCGCAAGGAGCAGACGGACCCACGCGACTACCGGGTGAACTTCGACCCCATCGGGCGAGAGCTGGGCCTCACCTTGGGTCACCGGGTGGTAGACACGGTGCGGGACATCCGGGACGCCATGCTCGACGGGGGGTTCGCGGATTTCGACTCCCCGCGGTACAGCAACTACCTGACCGCACTCGCGAAGCGCGACGACCCCGGCCTCGGCGCAGGCGGCTCCGTCCCGACCTTCCCACCCGACGAGCGCGTTCCGTCATCCACCGGGGGACCCCGACCATGACCGACACCACCGCGGACACCGCCCGCCCGCCGCGCTTCCCCGAGCTGGTGCCCCTGACCCGCCCGACCGTCGAAGCCGACGCCGGGCTGGCGTCGGCCATCGAGGGGATCCTCCGGTCCGGCATGCTCACCAACGGCAGGCACGTGCGCGAGTTCGAGGAGGCCGCGAGCGACTACCTCGGCGTCGACCACGCGGTCGCGGTCAGCAACTGCACGACCGGCCTGATGCTCGTGCTCCGCTGCCTGGGCCTGACCGGCGACGTCGTCGTGCCGAGCTTCACGTTCATGGCGTCCGGCCACGCGATCGACTGGGCGGGCAACGGGGTCCGCTTCGCCGAGTCCCACGCCCGGACCTGGACCCTCGACCCGGACGCCGTCGCACCGCTGATCGCGCGGGCGGCGGGCGTGATGGCCGTGCACACCTTCGGCGCGCCGTGCGACGCCGACCGGTTGCAGGAACTGTGCGACACCAGGGGCATCCCGCTGGTGCTGGACGCCGCGCACGGCTTCGGCAGCCGTTATCCCGACGGCGTCATGGTGGGCGGCAAGGGCGTGGCCGAGGTGTTCAGCCTCAGCCCGACCAAGACCCTCAGCACCGGGGAGGGCGGGCTGATCACCACGAACGACGCCGCGCTGGCCGCGAAGCTGCGCACGGCACGCGAGTACGGCAACCCGGGCGACTACGACAGCCGCTTCGTCGGGCTCAACGGCCGGATGACCGAGGTGTCCGGCGCGCTGGGCGGGCACGCGCTCAAGGGCTTCGCCCGGTGGATCCACCTCAGGCGGTCCTTGGCCGAGCGCTACCGCACCCGCCTCGGCGGTCTGCCGGGCCTGGAGTTCCAGGAGGTGCCGGCGGGCGCGGTGAGCTCGTACAAGGACCTGGGCGTCCGCGTGGACGGCGCGCGGTTCGGCATGACCCGCGACGAGCTCGCCGAGCGGCTGGCCCGTGAGAACGTCAGCACCCGCAAGTACTTCAGCCCCGCGCTGCACCAGCAGAGGGCCTACCGGGACGTGCCGGTCGACGCGGACCTGTCCGTCACGGAGCACCTGGCGGCGAGCATGATCACGCTGCCGCTGTACTCGCACATGCCGGCGCGCCTCGTGGACGAGATCTGCGACCTCATCGGCGAACTGCACGCGGCCCGTCGATCGATCCAGCGCGGAAGTGGTGGTAGGGCATCATGAACAACTACGTGGCGGACCTGCGCGGGCTGGTCGGCACCCGGCCGCTGATCCTGCCCGGCACGTCGGTCGTGGTCACCGACCCGGCCGGGCGGGTGCTGCTCCTGGAGCGGGTCGACACCGGCGGCTGGGGCCTGCCCGGCGGCCTCATGGAGCCGGGGGAGTCGTTCGAGGAGACCGGGCGGCGCGAGGTGCGGGAGGAGACCGGCCTGGAGGTCGGCGACCTGAGCCTGCTCGGGATCTTCTCCGGCGCCGAGTACTACTACCGCTACCCGAACGGCGACGAGATCTTCAACGTCACCGCCGCCTACGTGGCCAGGCTGCCGCGGGAGGCGACCATCTCGCTGGACACCGCGGAGAACCGCGCGTGGCGCTTCTTCGCCCTGGACGAGATCCCGGCCACCCTGATCACGCCGGAGCGACCCGTCATCGCGGAGTACGCCAAGGTGGCGCGGTGACCGCGCCGACGCCGGACTACACCGAGTTCATCGAGTCCTGCCTGCGCGAGGCGTCCGACGTGGCCACCCGGATGCGGGGCGTCGGCCGGGCCGCGGTGAAGCCGGACGACGTGAACCAGGTCGTCACCGACGCGGACCTCGCCCTGGGCGCGTTGCTGACCGGGCGGATCGGGGACGAGTACCCGGGGCACGCGATCCTGGAGGAGGAGAGCGGCGAAACCCCCGGCGAGCACGGGACCAGCTGGATCGTCGACCCGTTGGACGGCACGAGCAACTACGCCGTCGGCAGCCCCCTGTACGGGGTGATGATGGCGGTGGTCGGCCCGGACGGCGTGCTCGCCGGCGGCATGGCGCTGCCCGCCTTCGGCACGGTGTACGTCGCCCAGTCCGGTCGCGGGGCCACCCGTGACGGCCGGCCGCTCGAGCCGCTGCCGACGACCGCGCTGGAGCACTCGCTGGTGGCCTACGGGATGGACAAGGGGCCGGCCGAGCTGATGGCGGCCGAAGGGCGGCTCGTCGCCGCGATCGGCACGGCGTGCCTCGGCGTCCGCATGAGCAACAGCGTCTTCGACCTCTGCATGGTGGCCGAGGGCGCGTACGGCGCGTACGTGCATCGCGGTTGCCGGATCTGGGACGTGGCGGCGGCGGTGTGCGTCCTGGGGGAGTGCGGCGGTCGCTGCACCGACCTCGACGGACGGCCGCTGGACCTCACGCGCCCGCTGGAGAAGGCGGACCGGATCTTCGAGGTCTGCTTCGCCTCGGCCGCCGCGCACCCCTCGCTCGTCACCGCGATCGCCTCGGCGGTCCCCGCACCCGAGGAGGACTGATCGGCGTGACCACCACCCGCCCCGTCCGGCGCGGCCAGGACGCCCGCGTGGGCATCCTGGCCATGATCATGGGACTGACCTGCGGCTACGACGCCACCGCGATGGCGGGCGCGCTGGCGCTGGTCACGGACCACTTCGCCCTCACCACGACCCAGCAGGGCTCCCTGTACGCCGCCACGGCGGCCGGGTGGATCGTCGGAGCGCTGCTGGGCAGCAGGCTCGTGAACGCGCTCGGCCGCCGCACGACCCTGCTCGGGTTGGCGCTGCTGTACCTGGCGGGCACCGCCTCAGCCGTGACGTCGACGGACCTCGGGTGGCTGGACGCGAGCCGCTTCGTGCAGGGCATCGCGATCGGCATCGCCATCGTGGCGACCCCCATCTTCATCGCCGAGTCGGTCTCCACGCGCGCTCGCGGGCGCACCGCCGTCCTGTACCAGGTGGCGACTTCCCTCGGGTGCGCGACGGGGTACGTCGGCGGCTACTTCCTCGCGGGTGGCGGGCAGTGGCGGCTGATGATCGCCGTGCCCGGTGTCCTCGCCCTCCTCACCGCCCTGTGGCTGACCCGGTTGCCCGAGACCGACCGCTGGCGGCAGCTCCGGGCCGCCGGGCCGATCACCGGCGCCGCGCGTGCGCCGGGCGTCCTGCGCGCCCTGTTCGGCCCGCGCCACCGCACGTTGACGCTGTTCGTCATCGCGCTGGGGTTCTTCGTCCAGGCCACGGGCATCAACGCGATGGTGTTCTTCAGCCCGCGGATCTTCGAGCACATGGGTTACACCGACGCCTTCGGACTGCTGGTGCTGCCCGGTTCCGTCCAACTCGCGGGCGCGGGCGCGGCACTGGTCTGCGCGCTGACCATCGACCGGTTCGGCAGGCGGCCCGCCCTGCTCACCGGCACCACCCTCATGGGCCTGGGCCACGCCCTGATGGTGCTCGGCTTCGCCGTCGACTCACCGGAGGTGCCGGGCTTCCTCGGCCTGCTGGTCTTCGTCGTCGGGTTCAACTCCGGGTTCGGGGCACTGGTGTGGGTCTTCGCCGCCGAGGGCTTCCCGGACCACCTGCGCGGCGCCGGGGCGTCGGCGATGCTGCTGACGAACCTCACCACCAACCTGGTCGTGGCCCAGTTCTTCCTCGGCCTGCTCGACGCCGCCGGCGGCCTGGCGACCTACCTCGTCCTCCTGGCCGTCACCGTCGCGGCCTGGTTCTTCGTGTTCTTCCTCGCCCCGGAGACGAAGGGCCGGTCGCTGGACGAAGTCCAGGCCTACTGGGAAGCCGGTCGGCGCTGGGCCGCCGCCGACGACGCACCCGCCGCCCGCACGTGACCGACGACTCCGACCGATT
It contains:
- the hypF gene encoding carbamoyltransferase HypF; amino-acid sequence: MPDGGPRIRRRIRVVGVVQGVGYRPFVYKLALRHDLTGWVLNDPEGVLAEVAGRPEEVRRFTEGLSAQAPPQARVTGVRVEELPAAAEAEGFTIRESLHGGLRTTVVPADSHVCADCLAELRDPADRRYRYPFINCTNCGPRYSIIRDLPYDRAATTMAAFTMCRPCAAEYADPLDRRYHAQPNACADCGPRLLLAGPDGEVVGGEEVLAAVTAALTEGRIVAVKSVGGFHLAVDARNAEAVARLRARKRRDSKPFAVMARDLAEVTGFAEVRPAEADLLLSPARPIVLLRKRPGGLPEQIAPRNPNLGVMLPSAPLHHLLVDHTGLAALVMTSGNISGYPIVHRNEDALAQLPQVADLILYHDRDIEVRVDDSIVRYSEHPGLDEPVVSFIRRSRGYAPYPVEVGADLAPLVAYGAELKTTVALSGGSRVYVSQHIGDVKNDETFVAHRAAVQHLAELHQLRPRHAAVDLHPQFRATRFAFEEQGKAFEHVVPIQHHHAHMASCMADNRLTGRTIGVVFDGTGYGLDGTIWGGEFLLGDYHDARRVAHLRTVPLLGGDKAVTEPIRTGFALALDAFEETSAAIGAFPVLEGLDEQQRHVFATMARRGINAPPASSMGRLFDGVAALLAVTTRAEYEAHGPVELEGLLGRDFTMAERDEGYRFGLLEHDDVTEIDPRPLVRALAADVAVGLDTAVMSRRFHTAVVDVVVERCRVLRAEGTGQVVLSGGVFLNEFLLVNCLVELRAAGFDAYCHRQVPTNDGGISLGQVVVADARLAGGER
- a CDS encoding NAD-dependent epimerase/dehydratase family protein codes for the protein MKKYLVTGGRGYIGSVLTQRLCRSGSEVVVVDNGLVGGPELDLPRVTYVDGDVRDVGSWDKALDGVDAVVHLAAIVGDPACAVDPDTAWEVNYLGTVRVAEACRRAGVRSLVFASTCSNYGLTGDEEADVWSPVAPQSAYAESKVRSEHYLLSLPRDVLSSRLLRFATIHGLSPRMRFDLAVNVMTADAVARARVTVHGGTQWRPFLHVEDAAAAVQLVLRDGRHTAPSVYNCGFGEENYRMDAIGELIAGEIAGVRLEIRKEQTDPRDYRVNFDPIGRELGLTLGHRVVDTVRDIRDAMLDGGFADFDSPRYSNYLTALAKRDDPGLGAGGSVPTFPPDERVPSSTGGPRP
- a CDS encoding DegT/DnrJ/EryC1/StrS family aminotransferase encodes the protein MTDTTADTARPPRFPELVPLTRPTVEADAGLASAIEGILRSGMLTNGRHVREFEEAASDYLGVDHAVAVSNCTTGLMLVLRCLGLTGDVVVPSFTFMASGHAIDWAGNGVRFAESHARTWTLDPDAVAPLIARAAGVMAVHTFGAPCDADRLQELCDTRGIPLVLDAAHGFGSRYPDGVMVGGKGVAEVFSLSPTKTLSTGEGGLITTNDAALAAKLRTAREYGNPGDYDSRFVGLNGRMTEVSGALGGHALKGFARWIHLRRSLAERYRTRLGGLPGLEFQEVPAGAVSSYKDLGVRVDGARFGMTRDELAERLARENVSTRKYFSPALHQQRAYRDVPVDADLSVTEHLAASMITLPLYSHMPARLVDEICDLIGELHAARRSIQRGSGGRAS
- a CDS encoding NUDIX hydrolase, with amino-acid sequence MNNYVADLRGLVGTRPLILPGTSVVVTDPAGRVLLLERVDTGGWGLPGGLMEPGESFEETGRREVREETGLEVGDLSLLGIFSGAEYYYRYPNGDEIFNVTAAYVARLPREATISLDTAENRAWRFFALDEIPATLITPERPVIAEYAKVAR
- a CDS encoding inositol monophosphatase family protein, with translation MTAPTPDYTEFIESCLREASDVATRMRGVGRAAVKPDDVNQVVTDADLALGALLTGRIGDEYPGHAILEEESGETPGEHGTSWIVDPLDGTSNYAVGSPLYGVMMAVVGPDGVLAGGMALPAFGTVYVAQSGRGATRDGRPLEPLPTTALEHSLVAYGMDKGPAELMAAEGRLVAAIGTACLGVRMSNSVFDLCMVAEGAYGAYVHRGCRIWDVAAAVCVLGECGGRCTDLDGRPLDLTRPLEKADRIFEVCFASAAAHPSLVTAIASAVPAPEED
- a CDS encoding MFS transporter; its protein translation is MTTTRPVRRGQDARVGILAMIMGLTCGYDATAMAGALALVTDHFALTTTQQGSLYAATAAGWIVGALLGSRLVNALGRRTTLLGLALLYLAGTASAVTSTDLGWLDASRFVQGIAIGIAIVATPIFIAESVSTRARGRTAVLYQVATSLGCATGYVGGYFLAGGGQWRLMIAVPGVLALLTALWLTRLPETDRWRQLRAAGPITGAARAPGVLRALFGPRHRTLTLFVIALGFFVQATGINAMVFFSPRIFEHMGYTDAFGLLVLPGSVQLAGAGAALVCALTIDRFGRRPALLTGTTLMGLGHALMVLGFAVDSPEVPGFLGLLVFVVGFNSGFGALVWVFAAEGFPDHLRGAGASAMLLTNLTTNLVVAQFFLGLLDAAGGLATYLVLLAVTVAAWFFVFFLAPETKGRSLDEVQAYWEAGRRWAAADDAPAART